The Aureispira anguillae genome contains a region encoding:
- a CDS encoding TrmH family RNA methyltransferase, which yields MKHPRDQFLTIYGRKPVLEILQDEKLNIAKVFIAKKAKADIIKNILAACERRGIEVLRMDAAQVSRMSKHPKQDQGVAADIHTPQMDDALHFLEEHQSEKLQLIALDGITTPANVGMIIRSCTALGIDGIILPRKGCAKLNALVIKASAGVVFKSKILKCERLSPVLKKAQQLGFAIYGLSGEKGSNIYTENFAPQSLFVMGNETAGVSPQTEALTNQHLFIPMANGVESLNVACAATVVASEIMRRK from the coding sequence ATGAAGCACCCAAGAGATCAATTTTTGACCATTTATGGTCGCAAACCTGTTTTAGAAATTTTGCAAGATGAAAAGCTAAACATTGCTAAGGTGTTTATTGCTAAAAAAGCAAAAGCAGATATTATTAAGAATATTCTTGCTGCTTGTGAGCGTAGAGGGATAGAAGTCCTTCGAATGGATGCTGCACAAGTTTCTAGGATGTCAAAACACCCTAAACAGGATCAAGGGGTAGCTGCGGATATTCATACTCCTCAAATGGACGATGCTTTGCATTTTTTGGAAGAACACCAAAGTGAAAAACTTCAACTTATTGCATTGGACGGAATTACAACGCCTGCTAATGTGGGAATGATTATTCGATCTTGTACGGCTTTGGGGATAGATGGAATTATTTTGCCCCGAAAAGGATGTGCTAAATTGAATGCTTTGGTGATTAAAGCTTCTGCTGGTGTGGTGTTCAAAAGTAAAATACTAAAGTGTGAACGACTTAGTCCTGTACTTAAAAAAGCGCAGCAATTAGGATTTGCTATTTATGGCTTGTCTGGCGAAAAGGGAAGTAATATTTATACCGAAAATTTTGCACCTCAAAGCCTTTTTGTAATGGGCAATGAAACGGCTGGCGTCTCGCCTCAAACAGAAGCATTGACCAATCAACACTTGTTTATTCCTATGGCGAATGGTGTGGAGTCGCTTAATGTGGCTTGTGCTGCTACTGTGGTGGCTTCTGAAATTATGCGTAGGAAATAA
- a CDS encoding AAA family ATPase, with amino-acid sequence MKVTLKNIGLVESAEINIGGLTVIAGHNSVGKSYIGKAIYSGVKAMNMNLNSDISLDWASRKLFQGLLDSINNIDRTKKFAHFILQRQYHLLFNEQDPITFRLHILSSIKDIEQNFPQLIKNDSIQELISSIKNRDTTSTFKGLFDFFIKSVFKEQYNSVSNPTSLGELTFSTNATKVLAIEVKENKTSSLINTNILYKDITLIETPIILSLVSYIRDSLAFSEKQSRLLPAYILDLVRKLVEGSYDTPTNNPLYDSIIKTINGQLTIDGNQVLYKDKSNNSYNINNVASGIKSFGIIQLLLAGEHIRPNSILVIDEPEVHLHPEWQLEYAKLLIELVKHNIPVIVTSHSPYFVEALKVYSDKAKIDDKTYFYLGEMGEKGSTFKDVTQNLEALFDKFAAPMLKLIVDK; translated from the coding sequence ATGAAAGTTACTCTAAAAAATATAGGTTTGGTTGAATCTGCTGAAATTAATATTGGTGGATTAACAGTTATTGCAGGTCATAATAGTGTGGGTAAGTCTTATATTGGGAAAGCTATTTATAGTGGGGTGAAGGCAATGAATATGAATCTAAATAGTGACATTAGTTTAGACTGGGCTAGTCGAAAACTATTTCAAGGCTTATTAGATTCAATCAATAATATAGATCGCACCAAAAAGTTTGCACACTTTATTTTACAAAGGCAATATCATTTACTATTTAATGAGCAAGACCCAATTACCTTCAGGCTTCATATTTTAAGCAGTATTAAGGATATTGAGCAAAATTTTCCACAATTAATAAAAAATGATAGTATACAAGAACTTATAAGTAGCATAAAAAATAGAGATACAACGTCAACATTTAAAGGTTTATTTGATTTCTTTATTAAATCTGTATTTAAAGAGCAATATAATAGTGTTTCAAACCCAACAAGTTTAGGTGAGTTAACTTTTTCAACAAATGCAACAAAAGTATTAGCTATAGAAGTTAAAGAAAATAAAACGAGTTCTCTGATCAATACTAATATTCTTTATAAGGATATTACTTTAATAGAAACACCTATCATACTATCCTTAGTTAGTTATATTAGAGATAGTTTAGCTTTTTCTGAAAAACAATCTCGATTATTACCTGCATATATATTAGACTTAGTTCGGAAACTAGTTGAAGGTAGTTATGATACCCCTACCAACAACCCTTTATATGATTCTATTATAAAAACCATCAATGGACAATTGACTATTGATGGAAACCAAGTCCTGTATAAAGACAAATCAAACAATAGCTACAACATTAACAATGTTGCCTCAGGAATTAAAAGTTTTGGAATCATTCAGCTACTATTGGCAGGAGAGCATATACGCCCTAATTCAATTCTAGTGATCGATGAGCCAGAAGTCCACTTACACCCAGAATGGCAACTAGAATATGCCAAATTATTAATCGAATTAGTTAAACATAATATCCCTGTAATTGTAACTTCCCATAGCCCTTATTTTGTAGAAGCACTAAAAGTCTATTCTGACAAAGCTAAAATTGACGATAAGACCTATTTCTATCTAGGTGAAATGGGAGAAAAAGGCAGCACATTTAAAGATGTCACTCAAAATTTAGAGGCACTATTTGACAAATTTGCAGCTCCAATGCTTAAACTTATTGTTGACAAATAA
- a CDS encoding heme exporter protein CcmB: MNILTETKHLLLKEVRLELRQKYAISGILLYVISTVFVVYITLGQQVGGAVWAALFWIIVLFASVNAIAKSFVQESPRRQLYYYSLSNPSSVILSKMIYNGLLLLAICFLAFGVFSVVVGNPVQNSLLFYQILALGAVGFSITFTFISAISAKANQSATLMAILSFPVIIPMLMTLMRLTKIAVGLMTDTAYYQDMLILVCLDVILGALSFILFPFLWRD, from the coding sequence ATGAATATACTAACTGAAACCAAACATTTACTGCTCAAAGAAGTTCGTTTAGAATTGCGTCAAAAATATGCTATTAGCGGCATTCTTTTGTATGTTATTTCTACTGTATTTGTTGTATACATCACACTAGGACAGCAAGTTGGAGGAGCGGTCTGGGCAGCCTTATTTTGGATCATTGTCCTTTTTGCCTCTGTGAATGCCATTGCCAAAAGTTTTGTGCAAGAGAGCCCAAGGCGACAACTCTACTATTATTCGCTATCAAATCCATCTTCGGTCATTTTATCAAAAATGATTTACAATGGGCTATTGCTCTTAGCGATTTGTTTTTTGGCCTTTGGTGTTTTCTCCGTAGTGGTGGGCAACCCCGTCCAAAACAGCCTTCTTTTTTATCAAATATTGGCACTTGGAGCAGTTGGTTTTTCAATTACCTTTACTTTTATATCGGCCATTTCTGCCAAAGCCAACCAAAGCGCCACCCTAATGGCAATTCTTAGCTTTCCTGTTATTATTCCCATGCTAATGACTTTGATGCGCTTGACCAAAATCGCAGTGGGTTTGATGACAGATACCGCCTATTATCAGGATATGCTTATCTTGGTGTGCCTTGATGTAATTTTAGGGGCGTTGTCCTTTATTTTGTTTCCCTTTTTGTGGCGAGATTAG
- a CDS encoding DUF885 domain-containing protein produces the protein MEGYFNIKVKFVIVVLIGVLIYVSYLYRFQERPQNPFLLSIDCTAQEIEEGTTKANLFFERYFEKKLRQNPEQQSRLGIADNNKKWTSMTEGYYRAVYLENQDDLTFLKDSILADGCLTKEAQLNAQLLKHNLQLEIEGESYRYYNYLVNPVDGVQLQVLDLLINAHPIEQEQDANAYIARVRAVPQKINHLIQQLEIRAKKAIVLPKSLFPEVLTFIQHEIIGKGLNGKGQHLIEVDFYQKLEGLSSAQTTKEELKLDLRQALEQQFIPAYKRLYKYLLELEDQAEMDEGVWRLENGAAFYQYKLKEQTTTELTADEIYNLGLDEVARIQEALELLLDSLGHQGTLQAFFKEIKNNKAFYYSEDKQGKKDCLEDIQKTIAAIKPTLESFFMAMPNSEFDQTIVNQFRTMADSPSLYRLPTLVPLYSKNNLMDAPNLMQIPKFQLEALVYHKAIPGRFMQLAMAKEKGHWPQFRRMDASTAHLSGWGVYAAYLAKEMGGYQDIYTDFGRLTMELWWACCLVVDVGIHQKQWNRQQAIDYYKEHTLSKEIDCIKMVERQLISPAEATAFEVGMITILELKKRAQNELGDQFDIREFHEVLLTNGGVPLGILQDLVDDYIQRKMQES, from the coding sequence ATGGAAGGATATTTTAATATAAAAGTAAAGTTTGTCATCGTGGTATTGATTGGGGTGCTAATATATGTGAGTTACCTCTATCGTTTCCAGGAACGACCTCAAAATCCATTTCTGTTGAGCATAGATTGTACTGCTCAGGAAATAGAGGAAGGAACGACAAAGGCTAATTTGTTTTTTGAACGGTATTTTGAAAAAAAGCTGCGTCAGAACCCAGAACAACAAAGCCGATTGGGCATTGCCGATAATAATAAGAAATGGACATCTATGACAGAGGGGTATTATCGGGCTGTTTATTTAGAAAATCAAGATGACTTAACCTTTCTCAAGGATAGTATTTTAGCAGATGGTTGTTTGACAAAGGAAGCTCAATTAAATGCTCAGTTGCTAAAGCATAACCTCCAATTGGAAATAGAAGGGGAGTCCTATCGTTATTATAATTACCTAGTTAATCCAGTGGATGGAGTACAGCTTCAAGTTCTTGATCTACTAATTAATGCTCATCCTATAGAACAAGAACAGGATGCAAATGCTTATATTGCTAGGGTACGTGCTGTTCCTCAAAAAATAAATCATTTGATTCAACAATTAGAAATCAGAGCAAAAAAAGCGATTGTATTGCCCAAGTCTTTGTTTCCTGAGGTGTTGACGTTTATCCAGCATGAAATTATTGGTAAGGGGCTTAATGGGAAAGGACAACACCTTATTGAGGTCGATTTTTACCAAAAACTAGAAGGGTTATCCAGTGCTCAAACGACTAAGGAGGAACTGAAATTGGACTTAAGACAGGCACTAGAACAACAGTTTATTCCTGCTTATAAACGTTTGTACAAGTATTTATTGGAATTAGAAGATCAGGCGGAAATGGATGAAGGGGTATGGCGTTTAGAAAATGGAGCAGCGTTTTATCAGTATAAGCTTAAAGAGCAGACCACAACAGAACTGACAGCAGATGAAATTTATAACTTAGGATTGGATGAGGTAGCAAGGATTCAAGAAGCTTTAGAATTGTTGTTGGATAGTTTAGGGCATCAAGGAACGTTGCAAGCTTTTTTTAAAGAAATCAAAAATAATAAGGCGTTTTATTATTCAGAAGATAAGCAAGGGAAAAAGGATTGTTTGGAAGATATTCAGAAAACTATAGCTGCTATAAAACCTACATTGGAGTCTTTCTTTATGGCAATGCCTAATTCTGAATTTGACCAAACGATTGTAAACCAATTTAGGACAATGGCCGATAGTCCGTCCTTGTATCGACTACCAACTTTGGTTCCGCTCTATTCCAAAAATAATTTGATGGATGCTCCCAATTTAATGCAGATTCCGAAGTTTCAACTGGAAGCATTGGTCTATCATAAGGCTATTCCTGGGCGTTTTATGCAGTTAGCAATGGCAAAAGAGAAAGGGCATTGGCCACAGTTTCGTCGCATGGATGCTTCAACGGCTCATCTAAGCGGTTGGGGAGTTTATGCAGCATATTTGGCTAAAGAAATGGGGGGCTACCAAGATATTTATACTGATTTTGGACGTTTGACCATGGAACTTTGGTGGGCTTGTTGTTTGGTGGTAGATGTAGGAATTCATCAAAAACAATGGAATCGCCAACAGGCAATTGATTATTATAAGGAGCATACTTTAAGCAAGGAGATTGACTGTATTAAAATGGTAGAACGACAACTTATATCGCCTGCCGAAGCAACGGCTTTTGAGGTTGGAATGATTACAATTTTAGAATTAAAGAAAAGAGCTCAAAATGAATTGGGCGATCAGTTTGACATTCGTGAATTTCACGAGGTTTTATTAACCAATGGGGGAGTGCCACTTGGTATTTTGCAGGATTTGGTAGATGATTATATACAGCGTAAAATGCAGGAAAGTTAG
- a CDS encoding MbnP family protein: MDNRAINYNPSATVADASCIYPTLEIDFDLKLGNSDFEINRIYNIGGHNTAFKVFQFYVSNLQLVRSDQTMVNYDSLYPLIKTGQTTVPLGEVYMESYEHIQFKVGIEATTNHQIASYLNDPTHPLRLQSPDTMHFNTNDGYIFLRMEGRVDRNGDGIPNQNEAFDFRIGSDQLLKTIDLALQKKIRKEVESITIAVDVAELLKQVDLQTDQQTHTANNLSLATKIANNIPSAIYIP; this comes from the coding sequence GTGGATAACAGAGCCATCAACTATAATCCTTCCGCAACGGTAGCCGATGCCAGCTGTATTTATCCTACCTTGGAGATAGATTTTGATTTAAAATTAGGAAATTCAGACTTTGAGATCAATCGAATTTATAATATAGGAGGACACAATACCGCCTTCAAAGTCTTTCAGTTTTACGTCTCCAATTTGCAATTGGTACGTTCTGATCAAACTATGGTTAATTATGACAGCCTTTATCCCTTAATAAAAACAGGGCAAACAACCGTTCCATTAGGAGAAGTATATATGGAAAGCTATGAGCATATCCAATTTAAGGTTGGAATTGAAGCCACGACCAATCATCAAATTGCAAGCTATTTAAATGATCCAACCCATCCGCTTCGTCTGCAAAGTCCAGATACGATGCATTTTAACACCAATGACGGTTATATTTTTCTGCGCATGGAAGGCCGAGTAGATCGAAATGGTGATGGTATTCCCAATCAAAACGAAGCCTTTGATTTTAGAATTGGTAGCGACCAATTGCTAAAGACCATCGATTTAGCCCTCCAAAAAAAGATTCGTAAAGAAGTCGAAAGCATTACAATTGCGGTAGATGTAGCAGAATTGCTAAAACAGGTTGATTTACAGACCGACCAACAAACACATACCGCTAATAACTTGTCCTTAGCCACTAAAATTGCCAATAATATCCCCTCTGCTATTTATATCCCTTGA
- a CDS encoding helix-turn-helix domain-containing protein produces the protein MTIQEIGNRLNVALVLEGSVRKFGEKVRIITQLINVEDGCPFWAETYDHELQDIFRVQDQIALTVAEKMREHLGHFEVQQPKNRRNENLSNYELYLKSKYNFNKFQEKNIRLAVQQIEQVIEADATCSYYFATQALYYCYLPLLNIMPAATAFVRAKEAATKALALDKTDPEANYAIASVAYFFEGDLEKAQQHGYAALEYRPNYPDALVGMSMVELAAENYDMVLNGIKKAIEINPLSPTLKYYYAALLQRLGKYEAALKIINNVLALVPFHTNSYCLKGVLLTRLKKFEAAIDHYKNVPLSAHKTKEYYAGIGIVYGTMGDKEMALIYLNKVNKDQQNFNVAYEENANVIINIYLGNWEVAFAEIQKDIVAKKHYLKFFRQMPALELIKEDPRYSILENVFINSGKKYKKNKVKYAKSGINEERINLINGKLIQLMKNKKPFLIPNISLRGLSELLGESGNHVSQVINDKHAMNFFDFINTHRIEEMVRLMKIPTNRNLTLLALAHEAGFNSKTTFNTAFKKLKQQTPTAYFKHLNLL, from the coding sequence ATGACCATTCAAGAAATTGGAAATAGGTTAAATGTTGCCTTGGTTTTAGAGGGAAGTGTTCGAAAATTTGGAGAAAAGGTGCGGATTATAACGCAACTCATAAATGTTGAGGATGGTTGCCCTTTTTGGGCTGAAACCTACGACCATGAGCTTCAAGATATTTTTAGGGTGCAAGATCAAATTGCTTTAACTGTTGCCGAAAAAATGAGAGAACATTTGGGGCATTTTGAAGTGCAACAACCAAAAAATAGAAGGAATGAAAACCTAAGCAATTATGAGCTATATCTAAAAAGCAAGTACAATTTTAACAAGTTTCAAGAGAAAAATATCAGATTGGCCGTACAGCAGATTGAGCAAGTTATTGAGGCAGATGCAACTTGTTCTTATTATTTTGCTACTCAAGCGCTTTATTATTGTTATTTGCCTTTATTGAATATAATGCCTGCCGCCACTGCTTTTGTGCGGGCAAAAGAAGCTGCTACTAAAGCACTGGCATTAGATAAAACGGATCCTGAGGCAAATTATGCCATTGCTTCTGTTGCGTATTTTTTTGAAGGGGATCTTGAAAAAGCACAACAACACGGTTATGCTGCGTTAGAATACAGACCCAATTACCCAGATGCACTAGTCGGTATGTCTATGGTAGAACTGGCTGCTGAGAATTATGATATGGTGTTAAATGGGATAAAAAAAGCAATAGAGATAAACCCTTTGTCGCCTACTTTAAAATATTATTATGCGGCATTACTACAACGACTGGGCAAATATGAAGCGGCACTAAAGATCATTAACAATGTTTTGGCGCTGGTTCCATTTCATACCAACTCCTATTGCCTAAAGGGAGTTCTGCTTACACGGCTAAAGAAATTTGAAGCGGCGATTGACCATTACAAAAATGTCCCCCTATCAGCTCATAAGACAAAAGAATATTATGCTGGAATTGGTATAGTATATGGAACAATGGGCGATAAAGAGATGGCTTTGATTTATTTAAATAAGGTGAACAAAGATCAACAAAATTTTAATGTGGCTTATGAAGAAAATGCTAATGTAATCATCAATATATACTTGGGAAATTGGGAGGTAGCTTTTGCTGAAATCCAAAAGGATATTGTTGCCAAAAAACATTATTTGAAATTTTTTAGACAAATGCCAGCCTTGGAATTGATAAAAGAAGATCCTCGATACAGCATTCTTGAAAACGTATTTATTAATTCAGGAAAAAAGTATAAAAAGAACAAAGTTAAATATGCTAAATCGGGCATAAATGAAGAAAGAATCAATCTTATTAATGGCAAATTGATCCAATTAATGAAAAATAAAAAGCCTTTTCTTATTCCCAACATTAGTTTGAGGGGCTTGTCTGAGCTATTGGGCGAAAGCGGAAATCATGTCTCTCAGGTGATTAATGATAAACATGCCATGAATTTTTTTGATTTTATAAATACCCATCGTATAGAGGAAATGGTTAGATTGATGAAAATTCCTACTAACCGTAACCTTACTCTTCTGGCATTGGCTCATGAGGCTGGTTTTAACTCCAAAACAACATTTAATACTGCTTTCAAAAAACTCAAACAGCAAACTCCTACCGCTTATTTTAAACACCTTAATTTGCTCTGA
- a CDS encoding alpha/beta fold hydrolase, protein MKHIFRSFILVIVILLTACSKEKLYDGDHFFVKNKGAEMPVYIKGNIESKVFILFIHGGPGGNASLASFIPVSQELEQDYAFAYWDQRGSGLSQGNPDPSTFTVEQFVEDLDLVIDAINLRHNYPKIIFYGISWGGALGAAYLSTGNHQDKITGFINMNSGHNLEEGLPKSVVFVKNYAQQQIDNGSGVDYWTEVRDWCATVPDMTIPENYFRYADYLINTNAYRKDPNQVVRGPEVSAMAVMNSYLSLAIFFNGGYLARRFNILELNLSAQMASIKIPTLVIWGRHDGVNTIEMGFDAFNSIGGPNFADKEMVILENSAHEGYIEEQELFMEAFRRFVNGL, encoded by the coding sequence ATGAAACACATTTTTCGATCATTTATCTTGGTAATTGTAATCTTATTGACGGCTTGTTCCAAAGAGAAATTATACGATGGGGATCATTTTTTTGTAAAGAATAAAGGGGCAGAGATGCCTGTTTATATCAAAGGAAATATTGAATCAAAGGTATTTATTCTTTTTATACATGGTGGTCCTGGAGGGAATGCATCTCTGGCTTCTTTTATTCCTGTTTCGCAAGAATTGGAGCAAGATTATGCTTTTGCTTACTGGGATCAACGGGGATCTGGTCTTTCTCAGGGCAACCCCGATCCTAGCACTTTTACGGTTGAGCAATTTGTAGAAGACCTTGATTTGGTTATTGATGCAATTAATCTACGACATAATTATCCTAAAATAATTTTTTATGGAATAAGTTGGGGAGGAGCTTTAGGGGCTGCTTATTTGAGTACGGGCAACCATCAAGATAAAATCACAGGGTTTATTAATATGAATAGTGGGCACAACCTAGAAGAAGGTCTGCCCAAATCAGTTGTCTTTGTAAAAAACTATGCACAGCAGCAAATAGATAATGGCTCAGGGGTGGATTATTGGACAGAAGTACGAGATTGGTGTGCTACGGTTCCTGATATGACAATCCCTGAAAATTATTTTAGATATGCTGATTATCTAATCAATACAAATGCTTATAGGAAAGATCCCAACCAAGTCGTTCGAGGTCCAGAGGTTAGTGCCATGGCGGTTATGAATTCCTACCTATCCTTGGCTATATTTTTTAATGGGGGGTATTTAGCAAGACGGTTTAATATCTTGGAACTAAATTTAAGTGCTCAGATGGCCAGCATTAAAATACCAACCTTGGTTATTTGGGGCAGACATGATGGGGTGAACACCATAGAAATGGGATTTGATGCTTTTAATAGTATCGGCGGCCCTAACTTTGCAGACAAAGAAATGGTTATTTTGGAAAATAGCGCCCATGAAGGCTATATAGAGGAACAAGAGTTGTTTATGGAGGCTTTTCGAAGGTTTGTAAATGGGCTTTGA
- a CDS encoding electron transfer flavoprotein subunit beta/FixA family protein: protein MKLLVCVSQTPDTTTKIKFANGDTAFDTNGVQFIMNPYDEWYALVRALELKEQAGGSVTLFHVGPKANETVIRKGLAIGADNAVRVDAEATSSVFTAKQIAAYAKAEGFDMVLMGKETIDYNGSEVGAMVAELLDMPFVSYGTKMEVAGNTATIDRDIEGGKETVEVDAPFVLSCAKGMAEQRIPNMRGIMMAKRKPITVIPAVEAADLATVVKYEYPPEKTGVKLIDPENMEELVNLLHNEAKVI, encoded by the coding sequence ATGAAATTATTAGTTTGTGTAAGCCAAACGCCAGATACAACTACTAAGATCAAATTCGCTAACGGAGATACAGCGTTTGATACCAATGGTGTTCAGTTTATAATGAATCCATACGACGAGTGGTATGCATTGGTGCGTGCTTTAGAATTAAAAGAACAAGCTGGTGGCTCTGTGACCTTGTTTCATGTAGGACCTAAAGCTAATGAGACTGTTATCCGTAAGGGATTGGCTATTGGTGCTGATAATGCAGTACGTGTAGATGCAGAAGCAACTAGTTCTGTATTTACTGCCAAACAAATTGCTGCTTATGCTAAAGCAGAAGGATTTGACATGGTTTTGATGGGAAAAGAAACGATTGATTACAATGGTTCGGAAGTAGGCGCTATGGTAGCAGAGCTTTTGGATATGCCTTTTGTTTCTTATGGTACTAAAATGGAAGTAGCTGGAAATACAGCAACTATTGACCGTGATATAGAAGGGGGGAAAGAAACAGTAGAAGTTGATGCTCCTTTTGTATTGAGCTGTGCGAAGGGTATGGCAGAGCAACGCATCCCAAATATGCGTGGTATTATGATGGCTAAACGCAAGCCAATTACAGTGATTCCTGCTGTAGAAGCTGCCGATTTGGCAACCGTAGTAAAATACGAATATCCACCAGAAAAAACTGGTGTAAAACTAATCGATCCAGAGAATATGGAAGAATTGGTGAATTTATTACATAACGAAGCAAAAGTGATTTAA
- a CDS encoding electron transfer flavoprotein subunit alpha/FixB family protein codes for MAVLVFAESLTGSIKKAALEAVTYGNLAAQALGTDCIALTIGTANGAETLGQYGASKVYNVAATDNFDSQVYAAIISDAAAKLGADCIVFAHSSSGKSLAGRVAMRMDAGMVSSVVSVPAAGTFAVKKGVFSGKGFATYEIKSANKVVTIAPNTFRPTASGSDVAVEALAVDAPAARIRVKDQATVDGVVPLPEAELVVSAGRGMKGPENWGIVEEMATILGATTACSRPVADVDWRPHHEHVGQTGVAIRPTLYIAIGISGAIQHLAGVNQSKVIVVINKDPEAPFFKAADYGVVGDLFEVVPRLNEALKKFKAQN; via the coding sequence ATGGCTGTTTTAGTATTTGCAGAGAGCCTAACGGGTTCTATCAAAAAAGCTGCTTTGGAAGCAGTAACTTATGGTAATTTGGCAGCTCAGGCATTGGGTACAGACTGTATTGCTTTGACAATTGGAACTGCTAATGGTGCTGAAACTTTGGGGCAATATGGTGCTTCAAAAGTATATAATGTAGCGGCAACGGATAATTTTGATTCTCAGGTTTATGCGGCTATTATTTCTGATGCTGCTGCAAAATTAGGGGCAGATTGTATCGTTTTTGCACATTCTTCTTCTGGGAAATCTTTGGCTGGACGTGTTGCTATGCGCATGGATGCTGGTATGGTATCTTCTGTAGTAAGCGTGCCTGCTGCTGGAACTTTTGCTGTGAAAAAAGGTGTTTTCTCTGGAAAAGGTTTTGCAACTTATGAAATTAAGTCTGCCAACAAAGTAGTAACGATTGCTCCTAATACATTCCGTCCAACGGCAAGTGGAAGTGATGTTGCTGTTGAGGCATTGGCAGTAGATGCTCCTGCGGCTCGTATCCGTGTCAAAGATCAAGCTACTGTAGATGGCGTTGTGCCATTGCCAGAAGCTGAATTAGTAGTTTCTGCTGGACGTGGTATGAAAGGACCTGAAAACTGGGGTATTGTTGAAGAGATGGCAACCATCTTGGGCGCAACTACTGCTTGTTCTCGTCCTGTTGCAGATGTTGATTGGCGTCCTCACCATGAGCATGTTGGTCAAACAGGGGTAGCAATTCGTCCTACCTTATACATTGCTATTGGTATTTCTGGTGCAATCCAACATTTGGCAGGTGTTAACCAATCTAAGGTGATTGTGGTGATCAACAAAGATCCTGAAGCTCCTTTCTTCAAAGCTGCTGATTATGGAGTTGTTGGTGATTTGTTTGAGGTTGTTCCTCGTTTGAACGAAGCCTTGAAAAAATTCAAAGCTCAGAACTAA
- a CDS encoding sterol desaturase family protein — MGSFIEWLQPFVDAIISTIASFWDPKKRIYYPYLVAAFIWCLLYYQFKRTNRPAQSFRAYLKYLFSKKIWLHPSALVDYQLFFLNNLLKAILITPYLMAHMAFAYLVVRWWEAGIGLQDNIQWSTTSINLSYTLVFLIFSDFSRFFLHYLLHKIPFLWEFHKVHHSAKVLTPITLYRMHPVEYFLFRLRSLIVFGLVTGSFFFWFRTGIEPLSILQIHLGIFVFNIMGANLRHSHVPISFGKILEHIFISPAQHQIHHSQEERHYDKNFGSLLAFWDGLWGSLFISRPNEKLSFGISQKEDPQFRSLWQNLWMPFKNLWLWLRAHIYK, encoded by the coding sequence ATGGGAAGCTTTATAGAATGGTTACAGCCCTTTGTGGATGCAATAATTTCTACCATAGCTTCCTTTTGGGATCCTAAAAAACGGATTTATTATCCCTATTTAGTGGCTGCATTTATTTGGTGTCTGCTTTATTATCAATTTAAACGAACCAATCGCCCTGCCCAGTCCTTCCGAGCCTATCTAAAGTACCTTTTTTCAAAAAAAATTTGGTTGCATCCTTCTGCTCTAGTAGATTATCAGCTCTTTTTTCTAAACAATTTACTCAAAGCGATCTTAATTACCCCCTACTTAATGGCGCACATGGCTTTTGCCTATCTTGTGGTGCGTTGGTGGGAAGCAGGTATTGGTCTTCAAGATAATATACAATGGTCCACAACAAGCATTAACCTCAGTTACACCCTTGTTTTTTTGATTTTTTCTGATTTCAGTCGCTTTTTTTTACACTATCTGTTGCACAAGATTCCATTTTTGTGGGAATTTCATAAGGTGCATCATTCTGCAAAAGTTTTGACTCCCATCACCTTGTATCGGATGCATCCCGTTGAATATTTTCTTTTTAGGTTACGCAGTTTAATTGTATTTGGTTTGGTAACAGGCTCTTTCTTTTTTTGGTTTAGAACAGGAATTGAGCCACTTAGCATTCTACAAATTCACCTTGGGATTTTTGTATTCAATATAATGGGTGCTAATCTTCGGCATTCACACGTACCTATTTCTTTTGGTAAAATACTAGAACATATATTTATCTCGCCTGCACAACATCAGATTCATCATAGTCAAGAAGAGCGACATTACGACAAAAATTTTGGTAGTTTATTGGCGTTTTGGGATGGGTTATGGGGCTCTTTATTTATTAGTCGTCCCAATGAGAAACTTAGTTTTGGCATATCCCAAAAAGAAGACCCTCAATTTAGGAGTTTGTGGCAAAACCTATGGATGCCTTTCAAAAATTTATGGCTTTGGTTGAGGGCTCATATTTATAAATAA